In a single window of the Streptomyces cinnabarinus genome:
- a CDS encoding protein kinase domain-containing protein, with protein sequence MSQDGAQGRYAGRALADGRYQLRDLLGEGGMASVHLAYDAVLDRQVAVKTLHTELGREQAFRERFRREAQAVAKLTHTNIVSVFDTGEDSLDGMTTPYIVMEYIEGRPLGSVLDEDIRQQGAMPADKALKITADVLAALEISHEMGLVHRDIKPGNVMMTKRGVVKVMDFGIARAMQSGVTSMTQTGMVVGTPQYLSPEQALGRGVDARSDLYSVGIMLFQLVTGRLPFEADSPLAIAYAHVQEEPVAPSSVNRSLPPAVDALVARALRKNPNERFPSAEAMRDECLRVASSFQAAAPSIVPGAQTASGAGVGASVFPPVDQSTPAPSGQVQTPYQPAPTPNPYGAPTPAPAPAYGYPQQPGYQTPAPAGYASTPPPYNLTPQTSVSGPGGGGGGRNRPVIIGSIVVSVLAVGGLIAALILNGGTDDDKPEGSGSASPSVVEGHRGPDRTKVIDTEKCTEPVESYNDPDKVELPDFTYKNYESVRACARAAGWQVERKDVDENTFGQDTVMEQFPTAGTDIDPENPPKITLNVSTGNPA encoded by the coding sequence ATGAGCCAGGACGGCGCACAGGGGCGGTACGCGGGACGGGCGCTGGCGGACGGCCGCTATCAACTGCGCGATCTGCTCGGCGAAGGCGGCATGGCCTCGGTGCATCTGGCGTACGACGCCGTGCTCGACCGCCAGGTCGCGGTCAAGACCCTGCACACCGAGCTGGGCCGGGAACAGGCCTTCCGCGAGCGGTTCCGCCGCGAGGCCCAGGCCGTGGCCAAGCTCACGCACACCAATATCGTCTCGGTCTTCGACACCGGCGAGGACAGCCTCGACGGCATGACGACTCCGTACATCGTCATGGAGTACATCGAGGGCCGTCCGCTCGGCTCGGTGCTGGACGAGGACATCCGGCAGCAGGGCGCGATGCCCGCCGACAAGGCGCTGAAGATCACCGCGGATGTGCTGGCGGCGCTGGAGATCAGCCACGAGATGGGTCTTGTCCACCGGGACATCAAGCCGGGCAACGTGATGATGACCAAGCGTGGCGTGGTCAAGGTGATGGACTTCGGCATCGCCCGCGCCATGCAGTCCGGCGTCACCTCGATGACCCAGACCGGCATGGTCGTCGGCACTCCGCAGTACCTCTCCCCGGAGCAGGCGCTCGGCCGGGGCGTGGACGCGCGTTCCGATCTGTACTCGGTCGGCATCATGCTGTTCCAGCTGGTCACCGGGCGGCTGCCGTTCGAGGCGGACTCGCCGCTGGCCATCGCGTACGCGCATGTGCAGGAGGAGCCGGTGGCGCCCTCCTCGGTCAACCGCTCGCTGCCGCCGGCGGTGGACGCGCTGGTCGCCCGCGCGCTGCGGAAGAACCCGAACGAGCGTTTCCCGAGCGCCGAGGCCATGCGCGACGAGTGTCTGCGGGTGGCGTCCTCCTTCCAGGCCGCCGCGCCGAGCATCGTGCCGGGCGCGCAGACCGCCAGCGGCGCCGGTGTCGGCGCCTCGGTCTTCCCGCCGGTCGACCAGTCGACCCCGGCGCCCTCCGGTCAGGTCCAGACGCCGTACCAGCCGGCTCCGACGCCGAACCCGTACGGCGCCCCGACGCCCGCGCCCGCTCCGGCGTACGGCTATCCGCAGCAGCCGGGCTACCAGACCCCGGCGCCGGCCGGGTACGCGTCGACGCCGCCGCCGTACAACCTGACCCCGCAGACCAGCGTGTCCGGTCCCGGGGGCGGTGGCGGCGGCCGGAACAGGCCGGTGATCATCGGCTCGATCGTGGTGTCGGTGCTCGCGGTCGGCGGTCTGATCGCCGCGCTGATACTCAACGGCGGCACCGACGACGACAAGCCCGAGGGCTCGGGCAGCGCGTCCCCCTCGGTGGTCGAGGGGCACCGGGGTCCGGACAGGACGAAGGTCATCGACACCGAGAAGTGCACCGAGCCGGTGGAGTCGTACAACGACCCCGACAAGGTGGAGCTGCCGGACTTCACGTACAAGAACTACGAGTCGGTGCGCGCCTGCGCCCGGGCCGCGGGCTGGCAGGTCGAGCGCAAGGACGTGGACGAGAACACCTTCGGCCAGGACACGGTGATGGAGCAGTTCCCGACGGCGGGCACGGACATCGACCCGGAGAACCCGCCGAAGATCACCCTCAACGTCTCGACGGGCAACCCGGCCTGA